Proteins from a single region of Sphingomonas sp.:
- the lon gene encoding endopeptidase La, which yields MKQSYPVLPLRDIVVFPHMIVPLFVGRDKSVAALEAAMADDKEIFLVSQLDPAEDDPGREDLYDTGVTAEVLQLLKLPDGTVRVLVGGKERGQLESLDESGAFLTASISPVEEGDMRLEEAGTELGERVEKLTPDDFSPDLKALMRSVVEQFENYAKLNRKLPAETAVQLAELDDPSRLADAVAANIAVKVADKQALLIEKDPQKRLEMVFAFMEGELGVLQVEKKIRSRVKRQMEKTQREYYLNEQLKAIQRELGNEGEEGDGDEIAELTQKIATLKLSKEARTKATAELKKLKTMAPMSAEATVVRNYLDVLLGLPWGKKSKIKKDIAAAQAILDEDHYALEKVKDRIVEYLAVQARTNKLKGPILCLVGPPGVGKTSLGKSIAKATGREFIRQSLGGVRDEAEIRGHRRTYIGSLPGKIVSNLKKAGASNPLFLLDEIDKLGQDFRGDPASALLEVLDPEQNNKFNDHYLEIDIDLSDVMFVTTANSLNLPQPLLDRMEIIRLEGYTEDEKVEIAERHLIDKQIEAHGLKAGEFTLTTEGLRKLIQQYTREAGVRTLEREIAKLARKALRQILEKKAERVVITPENLHEFAGVQKYRHGLSEEEDQIGAVTGLAWTEVGGELLTIESVTVQGKGVIKTTGKLGDVMKESVETAFSFVRARAPSYGIKPSLFQRKDVHVHLPEGAVPKDGPSAGIGLVTAIVSTMTGIPVRRDIAMTGEVTLRGRVLPIGGLKEKLLAALRGGIKTVLIPDENEKDLAEIPANIREGLEIIPVKHVDEVLKRALTKGLTAIDWTDADELAVLPPAGIPPAGDAVHH from the coding sequence ATGAAGCAATCCTATCCCGTACTGCCGCTTCGCGACATCGTCGTCTTTCCGCACATGATCGTGCCGCTGTTCGTCGGCCGCGACAAGTCCGTCGCCGCGCTCGAAGCGGCGATGGCTGACGACAAGGAGATTTTCCTTGTCTCGCAGCTCGATCCCGCCGAGGACGACCCCGGCCGCGAGGACCTGTACGACACCGGCGTCACCGCCGAAGTGCTGCAGCTGCTCAAGCTGCCCGACGGCACCGTGCGCGTGCTGGTCGGCGGCAAGGAGCGCGGGCAATTGGAGTCGCTCGATGAGAGCGGCGCGTTTCTGACCGCCTCGATCAGCCCGGTTGAGGAAGGGGATATGCGGCTCGAAGAGGCCGGCACCGAGCTTGGCGAGCGCGTGGAAAAGCTCACGCCCGACGATTTCAGCCCCGATCTGAAGGCGCTGATGCGCTCGGTGGTCGAGCAGTTCGAGAATTACGCCAAGCTCAACCGCAAGCTGCCCGCCGAGACCGCGGTGCAGTTGGCCGAGCTCGACGATCCGTCGCGCCTTGCCGATGCGGTCGCCGCGAATATCGCCGTCAAGGTGGCGGACAAGCAGGCGTTGCTGATCGAGAAGGATCCTCAGAAGCGTCTGGAGATGGTGTTCGCCTTCATGGAGGGCGAGCTGGGCGTGCTGCAGGTCGAGAAGAAGATTCGCTCGCGCGTCAAGCGCCAGATGGAGAAGACCCAGCGCGAATATTACCTCAACGAGCAGCTCAAGGCGATCCAGCGCGAGCTGGGCAATGAGGGCGAGGAAGGCGATGGCGACGAGATCGCCGAGCTGACGCAGAAGATCGCCACGCTCAAGCTGTCGAAGGAAGCGCGGACCAAGGCTACGGCTGAGCTAAAGAAGCTCAAGACCATGGCGCCGATGAGCGCCGAGGCCACCGTCGTGCGCAACTATCTCGACGTACTGCTCGGCCTGCCCTGGGGCAAGAAGAGCAAGATCAAGAAGGACATCGCCGCAGCGCAGGCGATCCTCGACGAGGATCATTACGCGCTGGAGAAGGTCAAGGACCGCATCGTCGAGTATCTCGCGGTGCAGGCGCGGACCAATAAATTGAAGGGTCCGATCCTGTGCCTCGTGGGCCCGCCGGGCGTCGGCAAGACCTCGCTTGGCAAGAGCATCGCCAAGGCGACGGGGCGCGAATTCATCCGCCAGTCACTGGGCGGCGTCCGCGACGAGGCCGAGATCCGCGGCCATCGCCGCACCTATATCGGCTCGCTGCCGGGCAAGATCGTCTCGAACCTGAAAAAGGCGGGCGCGAGCAATCCACTGTTCCTGCTCGACGAGATCGACAAGCTCGGTCAGGATTTCCGTGGCGATCCGGCATCTGCGCTGCTGGAAGTGCTAGACCCCGAGCAGAACAACAAGTTCAACGATCATTATCTGGAGATCGACATTGATCTCTCGGACGTGATGTTCGTGACCACGGCCAACTCGCTCAACCTGCCGCAGCCGTTGCTCGACCGCATGGAGATCATCCGGCTCGAGGGCTATACCGAGGACGAGAAGGTCGAGATCGCCGAACGGCACCTGATCGACAAGCAGATCGAGGCGCATGGGCTGAAGGCGGGCGAGTTTACGCTCACCACCGAGGGCCTGCGCAAGCTGATCCAGCAATATACCCGCGAGGCCGGGGTCCGCACGCTCGAGCGCGAGATCGCCAAGCTCGCCCGCAAGGCGCTACGCCAGATCCTCGAGAAGAAGGCCGAGAGGGTCGTCATCACGCCCGAGAACCTCCACGAGTTCGCCGGCGTGCAGAAATATCGTCACGGGCTTTCGGAGGAAGAGGATCAGATTGGTGCGGTCACCGGGCTGGCCTGGACCGAGGTCGGCGGCGAATTGCTGACGATCGAGAGCGTGACCGTGCAGGGCAAGGGCGTGATCAAGACCACCGGCAAATTGGGCGACGTGATGAAGGAGAGCGTGGAAACCGCGTTCAGCTTCGTCCGGGCCCGCGCGCCGAGCTATGGCATCAAGCCGAGCCTGTTCCAGCGCAAGGATGTGCACGTCCATCTGCCCGAAGGCGCGGTGCCCAAGGACGGGCCGTCGGCGGGTATCGGACTGGTGACCGCGATCGTCTCGACGATGACCGGCATCCCGGTGCGCCGCGACATCGCCATGACCGGCGAGGTGACGCTGCGCGGCCGGGTGCTGCCGATCGGCGGCCTGAAGGAAAAGCTGCTCGCGGCGCTACGCGGCGGCATCAAGACGGTGCTGATCCCCGACGAGAATGAGAAGGACCTGGCGGAAATCCCCGCGAACATTCGCGAAGGGCTGGAGATCATCCCCGTCAAACATGTCGACGAAGTGCTCAAGCGGGCGCTGACCAAGGGGCTGACCGCGATCGACTGGACCGATGCCGACGAACTCGCGGTGCTGCCGCCTGCGGGGATCCCGCCGGCGGGCGATGCGGTGCACCACTGA
- a CDS encoding M1 family metallopeptidase: MKPGEPPITATTQESGGPVAPERAALHLEHADLAFELLPASYQLKGTATLTLRTAAPLSQLLIDLDKNYLVSAITLDGRPLRPSEWSNPQGRLTIKLPRPLRAGQRAIVQITYGGTPHVAVRAPWDDGIVWAKTPDGKPWIATTSEGYGCDLVWPCLDFPRGEPDTVDLHITVPAGLKAPGPGTLVGMDTLADGRTTWHWKARSPNPYSIALQVAPYETLTGIYQSRFGNKIPMGYWYIPGRAKKAAGLFAEFAPTMDFYEEVIGPYPWYDEKVAVAETPHLGMEHQTINAYGNNYKKTPSGFDEIFQHELGHEWFGNQMSAGNWDDYWLHEGYAQYMQPLYGRWREGEARYATMMDEFRMQIQNLAPIVSGRIMTEEEVYEESKGGPGQDIYVKGAWVLHTLRNLIGDAKFFDATRLLVYGRTDPKPGNFQPRFASTGDYIGYVNQVTGKDMNWFFDVYLKQAALPALTLSAKGNSLTLRWVVPGDKPFPMPLEVSIDGKVQLVQMPGGTATIQVPDGAHVIADPASRILKRSKQVEDYQNYQFRRN; the protein is encoded by the coding sequence ATGAAGCCGGGCGAGCCACCGATCACCGCGACCACGCAGGAATCGGGCGGGCCGGTCGCGCCCGAACGGGCCGCGCTCCACCTCGAACATGCCGATCTCGCTTTCGAGCTGCTGCCGGCCAGCTATCAGCTCAAGGGCACCGCTACGCTGACGCTGCGTACCGCCGCGCCGCTTTCCCAACTGCTGATCGATCTCGACAAAAACTATCTCGTCAGCGCCATCACGCTCGACGGCCGTCCGCTCCGCCCCTCCGAGTGGAGCAATCCCCAGGGTCGCCTTACCATCAAGCTTCCGCGTCCGCTGCGCGCTGGCCAACGCGCCATCGTCCAGATCACCTATGGCGGCACGCCGCATGTCGCGGTCCGCGCGCCGTGGGACGACGGCATCGTCTGGGCCAAGACCCCGGACGGCAAGCCGTGGATCGCCACCACTTCCGAAGGCTATGGCTGCGATCTCGTCTGGCCCTGCCTCGATTTCCCGCGCGGCGAGCCCGATACCGTCGATCTTCACATCACCGTCCCCGCTGGGCTCAAGGCGCCGGGCCCCGGCACATTGGTCGGCATGGACACGCTCGCCGATGGCCGCACCACCTGGCACTGGAAGGCGCGCAGTCCCAATCCCTATTCGATCGCGCTGCAGGTGGCACCTTATGAGACGCTGACAGGCATCTATCAGAGCCGCTTCGGCAACAAGATTCCGATGGGCTATTGGTACATCCCCGGCCGCGCCAAAAAGGCCGCCGGGCTGTTCGCCGAATTCGCCCCGACGATGGATTTCTACGAGGAAGTGATCGGCCCCTATCCCTGGTATGACGAGAAGGTCGCCGTCGCCGAGACGCCCCATCTCGGCATGGAGCACCAGACGATCAACGCCTATGGCAACAATTACAAAAAGACCCCCTCGGGCTTCGACGAGATCTTCCAGCACGAGCTCGGCCATGAATGGTTCGGCAACCAGATGTCGGCCGGCAATTGGGACGATTACTGGCTGCACGAAGGCTATGCCCAATACATGCAGCCCCTCTACGGCCGCTGGCGCGAGGGCGAGGCCCGCTACGCGACGATGATGGACGAGTTCCGGATGCAGATCCAGAATCTCGCGCCGATCGTCTCGGGCCGGATCATGACCGAGGAAGAGGTCTATGAGGAGAGCAAGGGCGGCCCGGGCCAGGACATTTACGTCAAGGGCGCATGGGTGCTGCACACGCTGCGCAACCTGATCGGCGACGCCAAATTCTTCGATGCCACCCGCCTGCTCGTCTATGGCCGCACCGATCCCAAGCCGGGCAATTTCCAGCCGCGCTTCGCCTCGACCGGCGACTATATCGGCTACGTCAATCAGGTGACCGGCAAGGACATGAACTGGTTCTTCGACGTCTATCTGAAGCAGGCGGCGCTACCGGCGCTGACGCTCTCGGCAAAGGGCAATAGCCTGACGCTGCGCTGGGTGGTGCCGGGCGACAAGCCGTTCCCGATGCCGCTCGAAGTGTCGATCGACGGCAAGGTCCAACTGGTCCAGATGCCCGGCGGCACCGCGACGATCCAGGTGCCCGATGGCGCCCATGTCATCGCCGATCCCGCTTCACGCATCCTCAAGCGCTCCAAGCAGGTCGAGGACTATCAGAACTATCAATTCCGGAGGAACTGA
- a CDS encoding isoprenylcysteine carboxylmethyltransferase family protein encodes MLALVHPEPTSLLALGAMAAAFIISLMALAITRSRSGKAPSVAEKKSRGSMLGVFVQMIGFAAVGFGPIVASLDPHSTLAISEAGVVAVLMAFTILLFFSASRAMGKNWSIVARTREDHQLVTWGPFAAIRHPIYTGLFAFMLAMAVAFGHWRGLILGVPLYWIGTWMRVSIEERMLRGQFGAAYDAYAARVKRFVPGVI; translated from the coding sequence ATGCTCGCGCTCGTCCACCCCGAACCCACCAGCCTGCTCGCGCTCGGCGCGATGGCCGCGGCCTTCATCATCTCCCTGATGGCCCTCGCGATCACCCGCAGCCGCAGCGGAAAGGCGCCGTCGGTCGCTGAGAAGAAGTCGCGCGGCTCGATGCTGGGCGTGTTCGTTCAGATGATCGGCTTCGCCGCAGTCGGCTTCGGCCCCATCGTCGCTTCGCTCGATCCGCACAGTACCCTCGCGATAAGCGAAGCCGGCGTGGTGGCTGTGCTGATGGCGTTCACCATCCTGCTGTTCTTCTCGGCCAGCCGCGCGATGGGCAAGAACTGGAGCATCGTCGCGCGCACCCGCGAAGACCACCAGCTCGTCACCTGGGGCCCGTTCGCGGCGATCCGCCATCCGATCTATACTGGCCTGTTCGCCTTCATGCTGGCGATGGCGGTGGCGTTCGGCCATTGGCGCGGACTGATCCTGGGCGTGCCGCTCTATTGGATCGGCACCTGGATGCGCGTCAGCATCGAGGAACGTATGCTGCGCGGTCAGTTCGGCGCGGCCTATGACGCTTATGCGGCCCGGGTGAAGCGCTTCGTGCCGGGCGTGATCTGA